In one Synechococcales cyanobacterium T60_A2020_003 genomic region, the following are encoded:
- a CDS encoding NAD(P)(+) transhydrogenase (Re/Si-specific) subunit beta: LVAVGEFWRITSSGETASPDTTLTIILGVLIGGVTFTGSLLAFVKLQGLITGSPITFPFQQPFNITLLAAFLIGSGYVLLYPDSIPVFLGLIGISLLLGILFVLPIGGADTPVVISLLNSYSGLAASAAGFILGNNMLIISGALVGASGLILTQIMCKAMNRSLANVLFSAFGSDSGAVAGGEAVGDRVVHSIDPEEGAMMLGYAKSVVIVPGYGMAVAQAQHTVRELADQLDRLGVTVKYAIHPVAGRMPGHMNVLLAEANVPYDQLYDMDDINAEFDHTDVALVIGANDVVNPAARDNAGSPIYGMPILDVDHAAHTIVIKRGMNAGFAGIENDLFYKDKTFMLFGSAKDVVSKLVSEVKQL, translated from the coding sequence CCCTAGTTGCCGTTGGTGAATTTTGGCGAATTACCAGCAGTGGCGAAACCGCTTCACCCGATACAACCCTGACCATCATTCTGGGAGTATTGATCGGCGGCGTCACCTTTACCGGAAGTTTGCTCGCCTTTGTCAAACTGCAAGGACTGATTACAGGATCGCCGATCACCTTCCCGTTTCAGCAGCCGTTTAACATCACCTTACTGGCGGCCTTCCTGATCGGCAGTGGGTATGTGTTGCTGTATCCCGATAGCATTCCGGTTTTTCTAGGACTGATTGGCATCTCACTGTTACTCGGAATTCTGTTCGTGCTACCCATTGGCGGTGCCGATACTCCGGTTGTGATTTCGCTGTTGAACTCCTATTCCGGCTTGGCGGCGAGTGCGGCTGGATTTATTCTCGGCAACAACATGCTGATTATTTCAGGAGCGCTGGTGGGCGCGTCAGGATTGATTTTGACGCAAATCATGTGCAAGGCCATGAATCGCTCCCTGGCCAATGTCTTGTTTAGCGCCTTTGGGTCCGATAGCGGTGCCGTGGCTGGAGGCGAGGCCGTGGGCGATCGCGTCGTCCACTCCATCGATCCAGAGGAAGGCGCGATGATGCTGGGCTATGCGAAGTCCGTGGTGATTGTGCCAGGATACGGGATGGCCGTTGCCCAAGCGCAGCACACGGTTCGAGAACTGGCAGATCAGCTCGATCGCTTGGGCGTTACGGTGAAATATGCCATTCATCCCGTAGCAGGTCGCATGCCGGGACACATGAACGTCTTGTTAGCGGAGGCCAATGTGCCCTACGACCAGCTTTATGACATGGATGACATCAATGCTGAATTTGATCATACGGATGTGGCGCTCGTGATTGGAGCCAACGATGTCGTTAATCCGGCGGCGCGGGACAACGCAGGCAGCCCCATCTACGGTATGCCGATTCTGGATGTCGATCACGCTGCCCACACTATCGTCATCAAGCGGGGCATGAATGCGGGCTTTGCCGGAATTGAAAACGATTTGTTCTACAAAGACAAAACCTTCATGCTGTTTGGCAGTGCCAAGGATGTGGTGAGCAAGCTGGTTTCAGAAGTAAAACAGCTTTAA
- a CDS encoding S-layer homology domain-containing protein — MTADSSVLESESLIFSDIGGYWAGDSIDALAQSGVAKGYPDGTFQPDRPLSRAELAAFLNRSFPDLDLIREAIAFPDVPPDHWAAADIRRVYQVGLMPAYTDRTFHPEASITRAEVLALLVSGLRLSISNGATVILPLYFDDAADVPSSLAGAIAAAIQDSLIVNYPDRRSLRPNQAIARGEMAAILSQVLQLPDGVPMEYVVWGIGLEDIHDPLVIPFSALPYLPELVKEMQIRLNGLSLYPGGRWIDGMYGPRTQKAIADFAQLMNLPNAQTQLIDEPFAQALLMTDPSDLLLEQARDRQKVFNDYLQQEAGYDATKLAFLDRGIQNSPYQFDISKYPDRLKEKPDNIEVTSYGASTILADGVTTVQFDPYPLLRTIPTIDANALSFLHSDIQQACLCMGSMVNDQVHTHWMGRDALKNVELWSSTKVIPLLNVISKANSYFPTSDVDNCVVRPLRRSGGYSFYDVAVDIVSYRSQIATSNSLAYTMKKFSSPLELETWLKDVTGNNSLIFRGRYGEEAFLALPELWDRTLQRRILTSKPNRHVESNTISTYDLVRVMSMLAWHLHIPQGARFPGAQWASLESLVRACGTDTARYLDVAIARLGLSNSMRSPVIMSKLGFGRSTIRDRTELVYLAHCQFIDQRPRAAGNLSMWRSFTLAFIAAKDCNDANQEARELDARMAAEVTETLRRIVTQELA, encoded by the coding sequence ATGACGGCGGATTCATCAGTATTGGAATCCGAATCGCTGATATTTTCTGATATCGGCGGTTACTGGGCAGGGGATAGTATTGATGCGCTTGCCCAGAGCGGCGTTGCCAAGGGATATCCCGACGGGACGTTTCAACCCGATCGCCCCCTTTCACGAGCCGAACTAGCCGCATTCCTCAACCGAAGTTTTCCTGATCTCGACTTAATTCGAGAGGCGATCGCCTTTCCTGATGTGCCTCCCGATCATTGGGCAGCGGCAGATATTCGGCGAGTTTATCAAGTTGGGCTAATGCCTGCCTACACCGATCGCACGTTTCATCCTGAGGCATCCATTACCCGTGCTGAAGTTTTGGCATTGCTGGTGTCTGGGCTACGGTTATCGATTTCCAACGGCGCAACAGTGATTTTGCCGCTCTACTTTGATGATGCGGCTGATGTGCCATCGTCGTTGGCGGGCGCGATCGCGGCGGCCATTCAAGATAGTTTGATTGTGAATTATCCCGATCGGCGATCGCTGCGTCCCAATCAGGCGATCGCCCGGGGTGAAATGGCGGCGATCCTCAGTCAGGTTTTGCAACTTCCGGACGGGGTGCCCATGGAATACGTGGTTTGGGGAATCGGGCTGGAGGACATTCACGATCCACTGGTTATCCCTTTTAGCGCACTGCCGTACCTGCCAGAGTTGGTGAAGGAAATGCAGATTCGCCTCAATGGGTTGAGCCTCTATCCCGGCGGGCGTTGGATTGACGGCATGTATGGGCCTCGTACCCAGAAGGCGATCGCCGATTTTGCCCAGCTTATGAATTTGCCCAACGCCCAAACCCAGCTCATTGACGAACCCTTTGCCCAGGCACTCCTGATGACTGACCCGTCCGATTTGCTCCTCGAACAAGCGCGCGATCGCCAAAAAGTATTTAACGACTATCTTCAGCAGGAAGCCGGATACGATGCCACCAAGCTGGCCTTCCTGGATCGCGGCATTCAAAACTCGCCCTATCAATTCGACATTTCTAAATATCCCGATCGCCTCAAGGAAAAACCGGACAACATTGAAGTCACGTCCTACGGAGCAAGCACGATCTTGGCCGACGGAGTGACCACTGTTCAGTTTGATCCCTATCCCCTGCTGCGAACGATACCCACCATTGATGCCAATGCCCTGTCATTCCTCCATTCCGATATTCAGCAGGCATGCCTTTGCATGGGCAGCATGGTGAATGATCAAGTCCATACCCACTGGATGGGACGCGACGCTCTCAAGAATGTGGAACTGTGGAGCAGTACCAAGGTGATTCCGCTGCTGAATGTGATCAGCAAGGCCAATAGTTACTTCCCGACATCGGATGTGGATAACTGTGTGGTGCGTCCGTTGCGGCGTAGTGGTGGCTATAGTTTCTACGATGTCGCGGTAGATATTGTCAGCTACCGTAGCCAGATTGCAACGTCAAATTCGCTGGCCTACACGATGAAGAAATTTAGTTCGCCGCTGGAACTGGAAACCTGGCTGAAGGATGTCACGGGTAATAATAGCCTCATTTTTAGAGGACGCTATGGAGAGGAGGCGTTTCTAGCGTTGCCGGAGTTGTGGGATCGCACCCTTCAGCGCCGTATTTTGACCTCGAAACCCAACCGTCATGTGGAGAGTAACACCATCTCCACCTATGACCTAGTGCGGGTGATGTCGATGCTGGCGTGGCACCTGCACATTCCCCAAGGGGCGCGGTTCCCTGGCGCACAGTGGGCCAGTTTGGAGTCCCTAGTGCGAGCCTGTGGCACGGATACGGCTCGCTACCTGGATGTGGCGATCGCCCGTTTGGGATTGAGCAATAGTATGCGATCGCCCGTGATTATGTCCAAGCTGGGATTTGGGCGCAGCACCATTCGCGATCGTACCGAACTAGTGTATCTCGCCCACTGTCAGTTTATTGATCAGCGTCCGCGGGCAGCAGGCAATCTGTCCATGTGGCGATCGTTCACGCTGGCCTTTATCGCCGCCAAGGATTGCAACGATGCCAACCAGGAGGCTAGAGAGTTGGATGCCCGGATGGCCGCAGAAGTAACCGAAACCCTGCGCCGAATCGTAACCCAGGAATTGGCGTAG